In one Lolium rigidum isolate FL_2022 chromosome 3, APGP_CSIRO_Lrig_0.1, whole genome shotgun sequence genomic region, the following are encoded:
- the LOC124699525 gene encoding glycerophosphodiester phosphodiesterase GDPD6-like isoform X2 codes for MASLWHASFIVLVLLGGSDGNPVAPHQSQLDVNHKKPLQTFRPYNIAHRGSNGEIPEETAAAYSRAIEEGADFIETDILASKDGHLICFHDVTLDATTDIADRAEFAGRRRTYEVERANVTGWFVVDFTLSELKSLRVKQRYIFRDQQYNWKYKIITFDEFIMIALYADRVVGIYPEMKNPIFINEHVKWSGGNKFEDKFVETLMKYGYKGEYMSEDWLEKPLFIQCYAPTSLIYISNMTKSPKLLLIDDTTVRTQDTNQHDALQVHPYTFRNENSFLHFNFHQDPYAEYEYWLSKIGVDGLFTDFTGSLHQYQDWTAPHQMKAKNAEALLYQISYMLKDDGY; via the exons ATGGCTTCGCTCT GGCATGCCTCTTTCATTGTCCTTGTACTCCTTGGAGGATCCGATGGCAATCCAGTTGCCCCTCACCAGAGTCAGCTGGATGTAAACCACAAGAAGCCATTACAGACATTCAGACCTTACAATATTGCCCACAGGGGTTCCAATGGTGAAATACCCGAAGAGACCGCGGCAGCTTATTCG AGGGCGATTGAGGAAGGTGCAGACTTCATTGAGACTGATATACTTGCGTCAAAGGACGGGCATCTCATATGCTTTCATGATGTAACCCTCGATGCAACGACTGACATCGCTGACCGTGCGGAGTTTGCTGGCAGGAGGAGAACCTATGAAGTCGAGAGAGCAAATGTAACTGGATGGTTTGTTG TGGATTTTACTCTAAGTGAACTGAAATCTCTGAGGGTGAAGCAACGCTACATATTCAGGGATCAGCAGTACAATT GGAAGTACAAGATCATTACATTTGATGAGTTCATCATGATTGCACTGTATGCTGACAGGGTTGTTGGGATATACCCAGAGATGAAGAATCCTATTTTCATTAACGAGCAT GTGAAGTGGTCAGGTGGCAACAAGTTTGAGGATAAGTTTGTGGAGACACTTATGAAGTATGGCTACAAAGGCGAATACATGTCTGAAGATTGGCTCGAGAAGCCACTATTCATCCAATGTTATGCTCCAACTTCACTCATTTACATCTCAAACATGACAAAGTCCCCAAAACTGCTTCTCATCGATGACACCACGGTTCGGACTCAAGATACCAACCAG CATGATGCATTGCAGGTCCATCCATACACATTCAGAAACGAGAACTCATTCTTGCACTTCAACTTCCACCAAGACCCTTATGCTGAATATGAGTACTGGCTCAGCAAGATCGGTGTTGACGGTCTGTTCACCGATTTCACCGGCAGCTTACACCAGTACCAGGATTGGACAGCTCCACACCAAATGAAGGCAAAGAATGCAGAGGCACTCCTGTATCAGATCTCCTACATGCTAAAGGACGATGGATACTAA
- the LOC124699525 gene encoding glycerophosphodiester phosphodiesterase GDPD6-like isoform X1 codes for MASLWHASFIVLVLLGGSDGNPVAPHQSQLDVNHKKPLQTFRPYNIAHRGSNGEIPEETAAAYSRAIEEGADFIETDILASKDGHLICFHDVTLDATTDIADRAEFAGRRRTYEVERANVTGWFVVDFTLSELKSLRVKQRYIFRDQQYNWKYKIITFDEFIMIALYADRVVGIYPEMKNPIFINEHVKWSGGNKFEDKFVETLMKYGYKGEYMSEDWLEKPLFIQCYAPTSLIYISNMTKSPKLLLIDDTTVRTQDTNQSYYDITSDDYLKFIRKYVTGIGPWKDTVVPPENNYLGPPTDLVARAHALNLQVHPYTFRNENSFLHFNFHQDPYAEYEYWLSKIGVDGLFTDFTGSLHQYQDWTAPHQMKAKNAEALLYQISYMLKDDGY; via the exons ATGGCTTCGCTCT GGCATGCCTCTTTCATTGTCCTTGTACTCCTTGGAGGATCCGATGGCAATCCAGTTGCCCCTCACCAGAGTCAGCTGGATGTAAACCACAAGAAGCCATTACAGACATTCAGACCTTACAATATTGCCCACAGGGGTTCCAATGGTGAAATACCCGAAGAGACCGCGGCAGCTTATTCG AGGGCGATTGAGGAAGGTGCAGACTTCATTGAGACTGATATACTTGCGTCAAAGGACGGGCATCTCATATGCTTTCATGATGTAACCCTCGATGCAACGACTGACATCGCTGACCGTGCGGAGTTTGCTGGCAGGAGGAGAACCTATGAAGTCGAGAGAGCAAATGTAACTGGATGGTTTGTTG TGGATTTTACTCTAAGTGAACTGAAATCTCTGAGGGTGAAGCAACGCTACATATTCAGGGATCAGCAGTACAATT GGAAGTACAAGATCATTACATTTGATGAGTTCATCATGATTGCACTGTATGCTGACAGGGTTGTTGGGATATACCCAGAGATGAAGAATCCTATTTTCATTAACGAGCAT GTGAAGTGGTCAGGTGGCAACAAGTTTGAGGATAAGTTTGTGGAGACACTTATGAAGTATGGCTACAAAGGCGAATACATGTCTGAAGATTGGCTCGAGAAGCCACTATTCATCCAATGTTATGCTCCAACTTCACTCATTTACATCTCAAACATGACAAAGTCCCCAAAACTGCTTCTCATCGATGACACCACGGTTCGGACTCAAGATACCAACCAG TCCTACTATGATATTACTTCGGATGATTATCTCAAATTCATAAGGAAGTATGTAACTGGTATTGGGCCATGGAAGGATACAGTTGTTCCCCCAGAAAATAACTATTTAGGGCCACCGACTGATCTTGTGGCACGAGCGCATGCTCTGAATCTTCAG GTCCATCCATACACATTCAGAAACGAGAACTCATTCTTGCACTTCAACTTCCACCAAGACCCTTATGCTGAATATGAGTACTGGCTCAGCAAGATCGGTGTTGACGGTCTGTTCACCGATTTCACCGGCAGCTTACACCAGTACCAGGATTGGACAGCTCCACACCAAATGAAGGCAAAGAATGCAGAGGCACTCCTGTATCAGATCTCCTACATGCTAAAGGACGATGGATACTAA